The proteins below are encoded in one region of Fibrella aestuarina BUZ 2:
- a CDS encoding endo-beta-N-acetylglucosaminidase H encodes MKTTTKAFFGRIAFLGTLFSLSFWACKVEDPVPSSEKNDAGARSAKNAIGLTANAIGVNGPKAVCYVEVNNNDIRNVGKYYLASGQQLFDIGIIFAANINYNTATQKAELYFNNQVANVLTNKATYIQPLQAKGIKVLLSILGNHQGAGICNFPTQAAANDFAQQLANAVNTYGLDGIDFDDEYADYGTNGTGQPNSYSFVYLVTALRNLLPNKLISFYYYGPAASRLSYNSVTVGSKVNYSWNAIYGTYSVPNVPGLTSANLGPAAIDIQSTASSTATSLAQRTKTDGYGVYLTYNLPNTNVSGYLSGVSNALYGQSTVYNDGTGTTTSGVKFFTDINYGGAATSTIPKGNYTLSQLQSYGFVNDWASSVTIPAGWTVTLYEHDNFAGTSWTLTANKADFTTMSPNANDKVSSVKIQ; translated from the coding sequence ATGAAAACTACAACGAAAGCTTTTTTTGGGAGAATTGCCTTTTTGGGTACATTATTTAGTCTTTCCTTTTGGGCCTGTAAGGTGGAAGATCCTGTTCCGTCAAGTGAAAAAAATGATGCTGGCGCGAGATCTGCTAAAAATGCTATTGGCTTAACCGCCAATGCTATTGGTGTTAACGGCCCCAAAGCAGTATGCTATGTTGAAGTGAACAACAATGACATTCGTAATGTAGGCAAGTACTATCTGGCCTCTGGTCAGCAATTATTTGACATTGGAATCATTTTCGCTGCCAACATTAATTACAATACCGCTACGCAGAAGGCCGAGTTGTATTTCAATAATCAGGTAGCAAACGTATTGACCAATAAGGCCACGTATATTCAGCCGCTCCAGGCTAAAGGAATAAAGGTATTGCTCTCGATTCTGGGCAATCATCAGGGGGCCGGTATCTGCAATTTTCCTACTCAGGCTGCAGCAAATGATTTTGCCCAGCAACTGGCCAATGCAGTGAATACGTATGGTCTCGATGGGATTGATTTTGACGATGAATATGCCGATTACGGCACCAATGGGACGGGACAGCCCAATAGTTACTCGTTTGTGTACCTGGTAACTGCCTTGCGTAATCTGCTGCCGAACAAACTTATTTCCTTCTACTATTACGGGCCCGCAGCTAGTCGTTTATCCTACAATAGCGTGACCGTAGGTTCGAAAGTAAATTACAGTTGGAATGCCATTTACGGTACCTATTCCGTACCCAATGTGCCGGGTTTGACTAGTGCTAATCTTGGGCCCGCTGCCATCGATATTCAATCGACCGCTTCGAGTACGGCTACATCACTTGCGCAGCGTACAAAAACGGATGGCTATGGAGTTTATCTGACGTATAATCTGCCAAATACGAATGTCAGCGGTTATTTATCTGGGGTGTCAAACGCCCTGTATGGCCAATCGACTGTGTATAATGACGGTACCGGCACTACCACTAGTGGCGTGAAATTCTTTACGGATATCAATTACGGCGGCGCTGCAACATCCACAATTCCTAAGGGCAATTACACGCTCTCACAATTGCAAAGTTACGGCTTCGTGAATGATTGGGCTTCTTCGGTAACCATACCGGCGGGCTGGACGGTGACGCTGTATGAACACGATAATTTTGCTGGTACGTCGTGGACCCTGACCGCTAATAAAGCTGATTTTACAACCATGTCTCCCAACGCAAATGATAAAGTATCGTCGGTGAAAATTCAATGA
- a CDS encoding isoaspartyl peptidase/L-asparaginase family protein, whose amino-acid sequence MPSRRRFLRLGAMLPSLSWTNLWAANAPAPQRPVVISTWDSGVTANKAAWATLKANGRAIDAVEQAGIAIENEPSCCVGLDGNPDRDGFVTLDACIMDDRFNCGSVAFLERIKHPISVARKVMETTPHVMLVGSGAQQFAVANGFALEPAKLSADAEKAYREWLKKSEYKPVINIENTKSTPQRGRGPYDPTQFSPNYFDDGSFNHDTMGTVALDAAGNLSGMCTTSGMAFKMRGRIGDSPLIGPGLYVDNEVGAVTGSGQGEEVIRMCGAHTIVEAMRHGLSPKEACQRAIERIVKRDPARAKDFQVGFIAVNKQGEIGAFSVQKGFSYTLTTATIEHKVYQAENYM is encoded by the coding sequence ATGCCATCGCGCCGTCGATTTCTCCGCTTAGGGGCCATGCTGCCCAGCCTTTCCTGGACTAACCTTTGGGCCGCCAACGCCCCGGCTCCGCAACGCCCCGTCGTGATCTCGACCTGGGATAGTGGCGTAACGGCCAACAAAGCGGCTTGGGCCACCCTGAAAGCCAACGGGCGGGCCATCGACGCGGTCGAACAGGCCGGAATCGCCATCGAAAATGAACCCAGTTGCTGCGTCGGCCTCGACGGCAATCCCGATCGCGATGGCTTTGTCACACTCGATGCCTGCATCATGGACGACCGGTTCAACTGCGGGTCGGTGGCGTTCCTGGAACGGATCAAACACCCAATTTCGGTGGCCCGTAAGGTGATGGAAACCACCCCGCACGTGATGCTGGTGGGGAGTGGCGCCCAGCAGTTTGCCGTCGCCAATGGCTTTGCCCTCGAACCCGCCAAACTCTCGGCCGATGCTGAGAAAGCCTACCGCGAGTGGCTGAAGAAATCGGAATACAAGCCGGTGATCAACATCGAGAACACGAAATCGACGCCGCAACGAGGCCGGGGTCCCTACGACCCAACGCAGTTCAGCCCCAACTATTTCGACGATGGGAGCTTCAACCACGACACGATGGGTACCGTAGCCCTCGACGCGGCGGGCAACCTGTCGGGCATGTGTACCACCAGCGGTATGGCGTTCAAGATGCGTGGCCGCATTGGCGATTCTCCGCTGATTGGGCCGGGTCTGTACGTCGACAATGAAGTAGGTGCTGTAACCGGATCGGGGCAGGGCGAGGAGGTGATCCGGATGTGCGGTGCTCACACCATCGTGGAGGCTATGCGCCACGGGCTATCGCCGAAAGAAGCCTGCCAGCGGGCGATCGAACGCATCGTGAAGCGCGACCCGGCGCGGGCCAAAGATTTTCAGGTGGGCTTCATCGCCGTGAACAAACAGGGCGAAATCGGGGCCTTCTCGGTGCAGAAAGGGTTTTCCTACACGCTGACCACAGCTACGATCGAGCACAAGGTCTATCAGGCCGAGAATTACATGTAG
- a CDS encoding SusC/RagA family TonB-linked outer membrane protein, with amino-acid sequence MEQRLRKAFLKGLLLVGAWLVVGLVPLLAADREITGVVTDEKGNGLAGATVSIKGTVRGTNTGADGSYRINVPQNDAVLVISYIGYTRQEITVGTQTVINVQLLPGDATLNEVVVTALGVSKDARKVGYAVTTVDAAQFTKARETNIGNSLAGRVAGLNVKGTSSGPGGTAKILMRGMPSMNSAGSPLIVINGVPMDNTQRGSAGEWGGADGGDGLGNLNPDDIETMTVLKGQSASALYGARASNGVILVTTKRGRKGDFAVEYNMNLTADSPVNFTDFQYEYGQGLQGAKPTTQALAQQTGRMSWGSKLDGSSTIQFDGKMYPYTAQRDNIKNFYKTGSNFTNTVSVTKGGDNGSFRLSLSNLDNKAIIENSGLTRKTINLTVDQNITSKLSFSVLANYIDERVKNKPNLSDAPLNANNGLLLATNIDQRILAPGYDPVTGREIIFSDDEYVTNPYFVTSQFVNNVDRKRLISMASTKYQFANWIYAQARIGYDNANDRIFKVTPWGTAFSNGTKGGLDELSNAQRTELNVDALVGINKAITPDFTIDALLGGNVRKNQYEKVGVSGSPFVLPYLYSWNNVVNFGRNYEVANTEVQSAYYNVDLGYKGFLNLSTTGRYDTYSTLPSANRSIFTPSVTGAFIFHDFLRVPQLSFGKLRAAYAVTSGEPTSAYGTSVYYGVGNAINGTATGNFSEELPNLFLKPFTKSEIELGLELRFFGSRLGFDIAYYTQKTQNEIMPANYSWATGYTRGVVGTGSTQNTGVEIQINGTPIKKAGLTWNSSLNLTSVRNKILQTDAANNPISLGSNRATLGNAITAFVVGESGPQIRAYDYKYGTNGQIVVDASGLPVRGDLINLGTVLPTLYGGWNNDFLLGNFNLSFLVDYNYGNKILSATENYAYRRGLHKETLVGREGGITTGVTSDGNPNTVKASAQDYYTALANNVTKVSVENGDFIKMRQITFGYNLPPRLLEKLPLIRGINVSLVARNLFYFMKKTDNIDPEASFGANLRYSGIEGGNLPSVRNYGVNVNIKFK; translated from the coding sequence ATGGAACAAAGATTACGAAAAGCCTTTCTGAAAGGTTTGCTCCTGGTGGGAGCGTGGTTAGTCGTAGGGCTAGTACCCCTTCTGGCAGCCGACCGGGAAATCACCGGCGTCGTGACAGACGAAAAAGGAAATGGCCTGGCAGGTGCTACGGTTAGCATCAAGGGAACCGTGCGGGGGACCAACACGGGCGCCGACGGTAGCTATCGGATCAACGTACCGCAGAATGACGCCGTGCTGGTGATTTCGTACATTGGCTACACTCGGCAGGAGATCACCGTGGGTACACAAACGGTAATTAACGTGCAACTGCTGCCCGGCGACGCCACCCTGAACGAAGTGGTCGTGACGGCACTGGGCGTATCGAAAGATGCCCGCAAGGTTGGTTACGCCGTGACAACCGTCGATGCCGCTCAGTTTACCAAAGCTCGTGAAACCAACATCGGTAACTCACTGGCGGGCCGCGTGGCAGGTCTGAATGTGAAAGGCACGAGCAGTGGCCCCGGCGGTACAGCTAAGATCCTGATGCGGGGTATGCCCAGCATGAACTCAGCCGGTTCGCCGCTGATTGTGATCAACGGCGTGCCGATGGACAACACGCAGCGCGGGAGCGCGGGTGAGTGGGGCGGTGCCGATGGTGGCGACGGCCTGGGTAACCTTAACCCGGACGACATCGAAACGATGACAGTGCTGAAAGGCCAGTCGGCATCGGCACTGTACGGTGCCCGTGCGTCAAACGGCGTTATTCTGGTAACGACCAAGCGGGGCCGTAAGGGTGATTTTGCGGTTGAATACAACATGAACCTGACGGCCGATAGCCCGGTTAACTTCACTGATTTTCAGTATGAATACGGGCAGGGGCTCCAGGGTGCCAAACCGACGACACAGGCACTGGCGCAGCAAACGGGCCGCATGAGCTGGGGTAGTAAACTGGACGGTAGCAGCACCATCCAGTTCGATGGCAAAATGTACCCATACACGGCACAGCGCGACAACATCAAGAACTTCTACAAAACGGGGTCAAACTTCACCAACACGGTGTCCGTGACCAAAGGGGGCGATAACGGGTCGTTCCGCCTGTCGCTGTCGAACCTCGACAACAAAGCCATTATCGAGAACAGCGGCCTGACCCGGAAGACGATCAACCTGACGGTGGATCAGAACATCACCTCGAAGCTGAGCTTCAGCGTGCTGGCCAACTACATCGACGAGCGCGTAAAGAACAAGCCTAACCTGAGTGATGCGCCCTTGAACGCCAACAACGGTTTGCTACTGGCGACTAACATCGATCAGCGGATTCTGGCGCCGGGTTATGATCCGGTAACGGGGCGGGAGATTATCTTCAGCGACGATGAATACGTGACGAACCCCTACTTCGTAACGAGCCAGTTCGTGAACAACGTTGATCGGAAGCGCCTGATCTCAATGGCTTCGACGAAATACCAGTTCGCCAACTGGATTTACGCGCAGGCTCGGATCGGCTACGACAACGCCAACGACCGGATCTTCAAAGTAACGCCCTGGGGAACGGCCTTCTCGAATGGTACCAAGGGGGGCCTCGACGAACTGTCGAACGCTCAACGGACGGAGTTGAACGTGGACGCCTTGGTTGGTATCAACAAAGCAATCACGCCTGACTTCACGATTGATGCCTTGCTTGGTGGCAACGTTCGGAAGAACCAATACGAAAAAGTCGGCGTAAGCGGTAGTCCTTTTGTACTGCCTTATCTGTACAGCTGGAACAACGTAGTGAACTTCGGCCGGAACTACGAAGTGGCTAACACCGAGGTGCAATCAGCTTACTACAACGTAGACCTGGGCTACAAAGGCTTCCTGAACCTGAGCACGACGGGCCGTTATGATACGTATTCAACGCTGCCCAGCGCCAACCGGAGCATCTTCACACCGTCGGTAACGGGTGCGTTCATCTTCCACGACTTCCTGCGCGTGCCGCAACTGAGCTTTGGTAAACTGCGGGCGGCCTACGCCGTAACCAGCGGTGAGCCCACCAGTGCCTACGGGACGAGTGTGTATTACGGCGTTGGTAATGCCATCAACGGTACCGCTACGGGTAACTTCAGCGAAGAACTGCCCAACCTGTTCCTGAAGCCCTTCACGAAGAGCGAGATCGAATTGGGTCTGGAACTGCGCTTCTTCGGTAGCCGTCTGGGCTTCGACATTGCGTATTATACTCAGAAGACGCAGAACGAGATCATGCCCGCCAACTATAGCTGGGCAACGGGCTATACGCGCGGCGTAGTAGGAACGGGCTCGACGCAGAACACAGGGGTAGAAATTCAGATCAACGGTACGCCCATCAAGAAGGCGGGCCTGACCTGGAACTCGTCGCTTAACCTGACATCGGTACGTAACAAAATTCTGCAAACTGACGCGGCCAATAACCCGATTAGTCTTGGTTCAAACCGGGCCACGCTGGGCAACGCCATTACGGCATTTGTGGTGGGCGAATCGGGACCGCAGATCCGGGCGTATGATTACAAGTACGGTACCAATGGCCAGATCGTCGTCGATGCATCGGGCCTGCCGGTACGGGGCGACCTCATCAACCTGGGTACGGTACTGCCCACGCTCTACGGTGGCTGGAACAACGACTTCCTGCTCGGCAACTTCAACCTGTCGTTCCTGGTGGATTACAACTACGGCAACAAAATTCTGTCGGCCACCGAGAACTACGCCTACCGTCGCGGTCTGCACAAGGAAACGCTGGTTGGCCGCGAAGGTGGTATCACAACCGGTGTAACGAGCGACGGCAACCCCAACACGGTGAAGGCATCGGCGCAGGATTACTACACGGCACTGGCCAACAACGTAACGAAAGTGAGCGTAGAAAATGGTGATTTCATCAAGATGCGCCAGATCACCTTCGGTTACAACCTGCCGCCTCGCCTGCTCGAAAAACTGCCGCTGATCCGGGGCATCAATGTCTCGCTGGTAGCGCGTAACCTCTTCTACTTCATGAAGAAGACCGACAACATCGATCCAGAGGCTTCGTTTGGCGCTAACCTCCGCTACTCAGGCATTGAAGGGGGGAACCTCCCGTCGGTGCGGAACTACGGCGTCAACGTAAACATCAAGTTTAAATAA
- a CDS encoding VCBS repeat-containing protein: protein MNAQTPLFRPLPAAQTGISFRNDIDETESLNVLAYEYFFNGAGVAVGDFNNDGLPDLFFTANMKPCRLYLNQGKLSFKDITREASPALGGRAGGWKTGVSLVDINNDGWLDIYVCYSGKGDATKRGNQLFINQTGQKGAPVRFVEKAKEYGLNDAGYNTQATFFDYDRDGDLDVFLLHHNVKKYDNLELARLHQETDELAGNKLLENQRGRFVDVSKKAGIHQYPLTFGLGVAVSDINLDGWPDLYVTNDYNEPDYLYINQKNGTFSDQTAQSFRHLPQFSMGVDVADYNNDGLPDVMSLDMLPEDNRRQKLLQLQENYESFELMQQQGLQRQYMRNMLQLNNGDGTFSEIAQLAGVSNTDWSWSPLLADFDNDGYKDLFITNGYLRDYTNKDFLRYWGDYKIRKAIDREPIQLMDLVRAMPSTKVPNYIFRNNQDLTFSNRQREWGLQEPTISAGAACADLDLDGDLDLIINNTNDVASLYENLASSTSGNTYLQIRLEPITGNTQAVGAKVWVYTGPQQQFQELNPVRGYLSTQPTTLHFGLGTSTLADSVRVVWPDGSVQRISEAKANQQLTIKQQPSGNEAAFVRKAPVPLFRRQPSLIDRTFEGYQENDFKRQPLMLWMYSHVGPVLAKSDLNKDGREDLFISGDQKQPGTVWMQQPNGTLSPMSSLSIGDETVSAVSAAAFFDANGDGYDDLYVAKGGYSLFEPGTPSLQDDLYLNDGKGGLALVPNALPNLTGSSKACVRPYDYDGDGDMDLFVGGRVVPGRYPEPPPSYLLVNKGKGAGGQPQFQLAEVPFANVGMVTDARWIDLNADGRADLVLCGEFMPLKAYLNTPTGFVDQSKQYFPDQALGFWQTLTFADLNADGRPDLVAGNLGTNTQLSITSEQPAELLYADFDNNGSIDPFFCFYVQGTMYPFVSRDELNDQIYGMRRRFGYYKDYADASIEKILTPDELGKAQKLAVTDVQTSYFLNTGRGFAKQFLPVQAQFSPVTQIVVNDANADGRADLLLLGNKSDNRLKLGSMDANYGCLLLNDGRGGFTYVSQTESGLSVLGDVKSAVELTISGKPNWVIGAYNQPIQVYQTQRP, encoded by the coding sequence GTGAACGCACAGACGCCGTTGTTCCGGCCTTTACCCGCCGCTCAAACGGGGATCAGCTTCCGGAATGATATCGACGAGACGGAGAGCCTCAACGTGCTGGCCTATGAATACTTCTTCAACGGCGCGGGCGTGGCCGTGGGCGACTTTAACAACGATGGGCTGCCCGACCTGTTTTTTACGGCCAACATGAAGCCATGTCGGCTGTATCTGAATCAAGGAAAACTCAGTTTCAAAGACATTACGCGTGAGGCCAGTCCGGCACTTGGCGGACGGGCAGGAGGCTGGAAAACGGGCGTTAGCCTGGTCGACATCAACAATGATGGCTGGCTGGATATTTACGTGTGTTACTCGGGTAAAGGCGACGCTACCAAACGCGGCAACCAACTCTTCATCAACCAGACGGGCCAGAAAGGTGCGCCGGTTCGGTTTGTCGAGAAAGCGAAGGAATACGGCCTGAACGATGCGGGCTACAACACACAGGCCACCTTTTTCGACTACGACCGCGACGGTGACCTCGACGTGTTTCTGCTGCACCACAACGTGAAGAAATACGACAACCTGGAACTGGCCCGGCTGCACCAGGAAACCGACGAACTGGCCGGTAACAAACTACTGGAAAACCAGCGCGGGCGATTTGTCGACGTGTCGAAAAAGGCGGGTATCCACCAGTATCCGCTGACGTTTGGCCTCGGCGTAGCTGTTTCCGACATCAACCTCGATGGCTGGCCCGATCTGTACGTGACCAACGATTACAACGAACCCGACTACCTCTACATTAACCAGAAAAACGGCACGTTTAGCGATCAGACGGCCCAAAGCTTCCGGCACTTGCCGCAGTTTTCGATGGGCGTCGATGTGGCCGATTACAACAACGACGGACTGCCCGACGTGATGTCGCTGGATATGCTGCCCGAAGACAACCGGCGGCAGAAACTGCTGCAATTGCAGGAAAATTACGAGTCGTTTGAACTGATGCAGCAGCAGGGCCTGCAACGGCAGTATATGCGCAACATGCTTCAGCTGAACAACGGCGACGGTACGTTCAGCGAAATCGCCCAACTGGCTGGCGTGTCCAACACCGACTGGAGTTGGTCGCCGTTGCTGGCCGATTTCGACAACGACGGCTACAAAGACCTGTTCATCACCAACGGCTACCTGCGCGATTACACCAACAAAGATTTTCTGCGCTATTGGGGCGACTACAAAATCAGGAAGGCCATCGACCGGGAACCCATTCAACTGATGGACCTGGTACGGGCTATGCCGTCGACCAAAGTGCCCAACTACATTTTTCGGAATAACCAGGATCTGACCTTCTCGAACCGGCAGCGCGAGTGGGGCTTGCAGGAGCCGACTATCTCGGCGGGTGCGGCCTGCGCCGACCTCGACCTCGACGGTGATCTCGACCTGATCATCAACAACACCAACGACGTTGCCTCGCTCTACGAGAATCTGGCCAGCAGTACATCGGGCAACACGTACCTGCAAATTCGCCTGGAGCCGATCACCGGAAATACGCAGGCTGTGGGGGCTAAAGTGTGGGTGTACACCGGCCCGCAGCAGCAGTTTCAGGAGCTAAATCCGGTGCGGGGCTACCTCTCGACCCAACCGACTACGCTGCATTTCGGGCTGGGTACGTCCACGCTGGCCGACTCGGTGCGGGTAGTCTGGCCCGACGGGTCGGTGCAGCGCATCAGTGAAGCAAAGGCGAATCAGCAGCTGACCATCAAGCAGCAGCCTTCGGGCAACGAAGCGGCCTTTGTCCGGAAAGCACCGGTGCCCTTGTTTCGGCGGCAGCCGTCGCTCATCGACCGGACGTTCGAGGGGTATCAGGAAAATGATTTCAAGCGGCAGCCGCTCATGCTCTGGATGTACTCGCACGTGGGGCCGGTGCTGGCCAAAAGCGACCTGAACAAAGACGGACGCGAAGACCTGTTTATCAGTGGCGACCAGAAACAGCCGGGGACCGTGTGGATGCAGCAGCCCAACGGCACGCTGTCACCGATGAGCAGCCTCAGCATCGGTGATGAAACCGTGTCGGCGGTATCGGCGGCGGCGTTTTTCGATGCCAACGGTGACGGCTACGACGACCTGTACGTGGCGAAAGGCGGGTACTCGCTGTTTGAGCCCGGCACCCCCTCGCTCCAGGATGATCTCTACCTGAACGACGGCAAAGGCGGGCTGGCACTCGTCCCCAATGCCCTGCCCAACCTGACGGGTAGCAGCAAAGCCTGCGTGCGTCCTTACGACTATGACGGCGACGGCGATATGGACCTGTTTGTGGGGGGGCGCGTCGTTCCCGGTCGTTATCCCGAGCCGCCACCGTCGTACCTGCTCGTGAACAAGGGCAAGGGGGCCGGTGGGCAGCCGCAGTTTCAACTGGCTGAGGTACCGTTTGCCAACGTGGGTATGGTCACCGACGCCCGTTGGATCGACCTGAACGCCGATGGTCGCGCCGATCTGGTGCTGTGTGGCGAGTTTATGCCGTTGAAAGCTTACCTGAACACACCCACTGGGTTTGTTGATCAAAGCAAGCAGTACTTCCCCGATCAGGCGCTCGGCTTCTGGCAAACGCTCACGTTCGCCGACCTGAACGCCGACGGCCGCCCCGATCTGGTGGCGGGGAATCTGGGCACCAATACGCAACTAAGCATCACGTCCGAGCAACCCGCCGAGCTGCTCTACGCTGATTTCGACAACAATGGCTCAATCGACCCTTTTTTCTGTTTCTACGTGCAGGGAACGATGTACCCCTTTGTGAGCCGCGACGAACTGAACGATCAGATCTACGGCATGCGGCGGCGGTTTGGCTATTACAAAGACTACGCCGATGCCTCGATCGAAAAAATTCTGACACCCGATGAGCTGGGCAAGGCGCAGAAACTGGCTGTTACCGATGTGCAGACAAGCTATTTTCTCAACACCGGTCGGGGGTTTGCCAAACAGTTTTTGCCGGTTCAGGCGCAGTTCTCGCCGGTGACCCAGATTGTGGTTAATGACGCAAACGCAGATGGCCGCGCCGATCTGCTGCTGCTGGGTAACAAGTCGGACAACCGGCTCAAACTGGGCAGTATGGACGCCAACTACGGTTGCCTGCTGCTGAACGACGGTCGGGGCGGCTTTACCTACGTATCCCAGACTGAATCGGGCCTGTCGGTACTTGGCGATGTCAAATCCGCTGTCGAATTGACCATCAGTGGAAAGCCAAACTGGGTCATTGGGGCGTATAATCAGCCTATTCAGGTGTACCAAACACAACGTCCATGA
- a CDS encoding SusD/RagB family nutrient-binding outer membrane lipoprotein — MTKKLIALSCLIGAMQFSCTNDLDQLNTDPTKASAATFDPNLLLASAQYENVNATAGYNGPILFQSMWVQIMASTSSGAANYYSNADKYVISGNTNDYLQRTWNINYKAASYAYEMEQLTKGKPALANLNSIAVIMQAQALSTIADTYGDIPYTQALQAKAGNTLPVYDTQESVYKSLLTRLETATAALNASSPIPTNDAYAYKGNVAQWKKFGYSLMLKLAMRLTKADAATAKTYAEKAAAGGVFTSVADDAYVLTDDSKGFTNSNGQALTTLADIYQVRWSKTLIDYLKATNDPRLSKVAEVPAAGLAANQTAAGTSNSAPAAQVGLPNGYDLNGGATDISKSAGYPGATGTGADVTPIGKYSRPTNIYRNRSAPLFVLTYAEVELLLAEAATRGYNVGGTAAQHYKNGVVAGIQSLGTYGTGGVIEATVATAYADANPLIAANALKQINEQYWATTGLLMNFSEAWNNWKRSGFPVLTPVNYVGNFSGGQIPRRQPYPTGEATLNTANYQSATGKLSGGDTWIARVWWDK, encoded by the coding sequence ATGACCAAGAAACTAATTGCTTTATCGTGCTTAATCGGGGCCATGCAGTTCTCCTGCACTAACGACCTCGATCAGCTGAATACCGACCCTACCAAAGCGTCGGCGGCCACTTTCGATCCCAACCTGTTGCTGGCGAGTGCTCAGTACGAGAACGTGAATGCTACGGCCGGGTACAACGGGCCCATTCTGTTCCAGAGCATGTGGGTGCAGATTATGGCCTCGACCTCGTCAGGGGCGGCCAACTACTACTCAAATGCCGATAAGTACGTGATCTCAGGTAACACCAACGACTACCTGCAACGTACCTGGAACATCAATTACAAAGCGGCTAGCTATGCCTACGAAATGGAGCAGTTGACCAAAGGCAAACCCGCCCTGGCCAACCTCAACAGTATCGCTGTCATTATGCAGGCTCAGGCCCTGTCGACGATTGCCGATACCTATGGCGACATTCCGTATACGCAGGCGTTGCAGGCGAAAGCCGGTAATACGCTGCCTGTGTACGACACGCAGGAGAGCGTCTATAAATCGCTGCTGACTCGCCTCGAAACGGCTACGGCAGCGCTGAACGCTTCGTCGCCCATTCCTACCAATGATGCTTATGCGTACAAAGGCAATGTGGCTCAGTGGAAAAAGTTTGGCTACTCGCTCATGCTGAAGCTGGCCATGCGGCTGACGAAAGCGGATGCCGCCACCGCCAAAACCTACGCGGAGAAAGCCGCCGCCGGTGGCGTGTTCACCAGTGTTGCCGACGACGCCTATGTGCTGACCGACGACTCGAAAGGGTTCACCAACAGCAACGGACAAGCCCTGACTACCCTGGCCGATATCTACCAGGTACGTTGGAGCAAGACGCTGATCGATTACCTCAAAGCGACCAACGATCCGCGCCTGAGCAAAGTAGCCGAGGTACCTGCTGCCGGTTTGGCGGCAAACCAGACGGCTGCCGGTACGTCAAACTCGGCGCCGGCCGCGCAGGTTGGGTTACCAAATGGCTATGACCTGAACGGTGGCGCTACTGATATCAGCAAGTCAGCGGGTTATCCTGGCGCTACGGGTACGGGGGCCGACGTGACGCCGATTGGCAAGTACTCACGCCCAACAAACATCTACCGCAACCGTAGCGCGCCGCTGTTCGTACTGACTTACGCTGAAGTTGAATTGTTGCTGGCTGAAGCTGCAACACGGGGCTACAACGTAGGCGGTACGGCGGCTCAGCACTATAAAAATGGGGTTGTGGCAGGTATCCAGTCGCTGGGTACGTATGGAACCGGTGGCGTGATCGAGGCAACCGTGGCTACGGCCTATGCCGACGCCAACCCACTGATAGCCGCTAACGCACTGAAGCAGATTAACGAGCAATACTGGGCAACCACTGGCCTGCTGATGAATTTCTCAGAGGCCTGGAACAACTGGAAACGGTCGGGCTTCCCCGTGCTGACGCCGGTAAACTACGTAGGTAACTTCTCGGGTGGCCAAATTCCGCGCCGTCAGCCCTATCCAACGGGCGAAGCTACGCTGAACACCGCCAACTACCAGTCGGCAACCGGGAAGCTTTCGGGTGGCGATACCTGGATAGCCCGCGTTTGGTGGGATAAATAA